The window AGAATTGACCGCTTTCGATCTTGCGCCAGAGATGCTATCGATGACAAAGGCGCAAGGGGGCTATCAGGCATTTGTTGAAGGGGATATTGAGCAGATCGGGAAGACTTTTTCGGCTGCCTCTTTCGATTTTACAATGAGTAGCCTTGCGGTGCAGTGGTGCCATAGTCTTCAGCAGGCATTGATCGAATTACAAGAAGTGACTCAACAAAGACTCTTTGTGACAACACTGCTCGATGGCACATTGCAAGAATTAGAGAATGCTTTTAAGACCGTTGATGATCAACAACATATTCTCCCTTTTGTCTCTTTTGAAGAGGCGAACCATATCGTGACGCAATTGGGCGGAGAGTTGATTCATTATGAGAAGGTGATGTACTTTCCAACTTTAAAGGCGCTCTTTAAGAGTTTACGTTCAATAGGGGCATCGGCATTGCCGGCGCGTCGAAAGGGGTTGATGGGACGAAATGATTTTTTAAAGATCGATCACTATTTTCAGCAACTCGGCGCTTATCAATTAACTTATCATGTGGCTGAAATTATCTTGCCAGGCAGTAGTGATAGAGATTAGGCTGAGATTAGGAAAAGAAGTTAGGCGAAGAAATTTAAGTTGTAGCAGCGTTAATATCGATAATCACAATATCGATGATCGATATAGAAGATCAATATGGAAGATCAATAGAAGAAGGGAGATAAAATGGCGCAAGAGAAACAAGCAGAGAATCATCAACAATGGTTTATCACCGGCACCGATACTGAGATTGGTAAAACCTATGTAACAACGCTTTTACTAAAAGCACTTAATCGGCAAGGCGCAAAGGCAAATGGTTATAAGCCGGTCGCCTCTGGTGCAGCAGAGACCCCGATAGGTATTAAAAATCCTGATGCTTACTCATTACTTAAGGCCTCCTATTGTGATCTCGATTATGAGCATGTTAATCCTTACTTCTTTCTTGAAGAGGAGGCACCCCATATTTTGGCCGAAAAAGGGGGAAGAACAATCGAATTTGCGGTGATGAATCGTGGTTTAAAATATCTCGAGAGTCAAGGAGAGATCACCTTAGTCGAAGGGGCTGGAGGCTGGTATACACCCTTGAGCTTCAAGCGTAGCTATAGCGATTGGGTTATTGAGAATCGACTCCCTGTAATTGTTGTTGTGGGTTTAAAGCTCGGTGTGATCAATCATGCGCGTCTAACCTTTGATGCCATTGAGGCTGCTGGTTTAGAGATTACCGGCTGGATTGCAAATCATCTCTCTGATTCTCCCTCATTACCTAACTATATTGCCGGCATTCAAGCATTTACCGATATTCCCATGATTGGGGAAATTCCCTATCAAGCCGCAGCAGATCCGGCATTGATGGAGAAGGTAGATCAATATTTCGATCTCGATCCATTACTGAGGGGAGTAGCGTGATAGGGCAATCAATAGAGTAGTGAACATATCTTTAAAAGATATTTAAAGAGGATTGATAGTGTTGATTTTATTGCTCTTTTTTTAAAAACTACTTGCATGCTTAATTGATTCCACATACTTTAGATAGTTCTCTTGATAACGCTCTCTTTCACTCGCCATAGGGCCGGGAGGCTCATCTCTGGATGAAAAAGGGCGTTTAATAAAGGAGACTGACAGCGTTGATGGAATTGATATTGATAGGGTTGATGGGGTTGATAGGCGCAGCGGTCGATCGCTACTCATCGATCGCTACTCATTAAAGGAAATGATATCGGTAGTTATGCGTGGAGGTTACGGAGTATTAATTATCAATT of the Ignatzschineria indica genome contains:
- a CDS encoding methyltransferase domain-containing protein, with translation MCSLIDRVAKPEVQKKFGTYAAQYDSVAVVQREIADRLMTRYLLPALLPLSDKKSGKSGNREDKVRESSHPIKILDAGAGTGYLGRALRGALVTAPIVNSNSIANSIEGAIDKDQSPITDLSSAKALLNHQIELTAFDLAPEMLSMTKAQGGYQAFVEGDIEQIGKTFSAASFDFTMSSLAVQWCHSLQQALIELQEVTQQRLFVTTLLDGTLQELENAFKTVDDQQHILPFVSFEEANHIVTQLGGELIHYEKVMYFPTLKALFKSLRSIGASALPARRKGLMGRNDFLKIDHYFQQLGAYQLTYHVAEIILPGSSDRD
- the bioD gene encoding dethiobiotin synthase codes for the protein MAQEKQAENHQQWFITGTDTEIGKTYVTTLLLKALNRQGAKANGYKPVASGAAETPIGIKNPDAYSLLKASYCDLDYEHVNPYFFLEEEAPHILAEKGGRTIEFAVMNRGLKYLESQGEITLVEGAGGWYTPLSFKRSYSDWVIENRLPVIVVVGLKLGVINHARLTFDAIEAAGLEITGWIANHLSDSPSLPNYIAGIQAFTDIPMIGEIPYQAAADPALMEKVDQYFDLDPLLRGVA